Proteins encoded in a region of the Raphanus sativus cultivar WK10039 chromosome 8, ASM80110v3, whole genome shotgun sequence genome:
- the LOC108820616 gene encoding 60S ribosomal protein L15-2 — MGAYKYVSELWRKKQSDVMRFVQRVRCWEYRQQPSIVRLVRPTRPDKARRLGYKAKQGFVVYRVRVRRGGRKRPVPKGIVYGKPTNQGVTQLKFQRSKRSVAEERAGRKLGGLRVVNSYWLNEDSTYKYYEIILVDPAHNAVRNDPRINWICNPVHKHRELRGLTSEGKKNRGLRGKGHNNHKNRPSRRATWKKNNSVSLRRYR; from the exons ATGG GTGCTTACAAGTATGTGTCTGAGCTATGGAGGAAGAAACAGTCCGATGTCATGAGGTTCGTGCAGAGGGTTAGGTGCTGGGAGTACAGACAGCAGCCTTCCATTGTCCGTCTCGTCAGGCCTACTCGTCCCGATAAGGCTCGTCGTTTGGGCTACAAGGCCAAACAA GGATTTGTGGTGTACCGTGTCCGTGTGAGACGTGGTGGACGCAAGAGGCCAGTGCCAAAGGGTATTGTGTATGGTAAGCCCACAAACCAGGGAGTCACCCAACTCAAGTTCCAGAGGAGCAAGCGTTCTGTTGCCGAGGAGCGTGCTGGAAGGAAACTGGGCGGCCTCAGAGTCGTCAACTCCTACTGGCTCAACGAG GATTCGACCTACAAGTACTACGAGATCATCTTGGTTGACCCGGCACACAACGCAGTGCGTAACGACCCGAGGATCAACTGGATCTGCAACCCGGTTCACAAACACCGTGAGCTCAGAGGACTTACGTCCGAGGGAAAGAAGAACAGAGGACTGCGCGGAAAAGGGCACAACAACCACAAGAACCGCCCGTCTCGCAGAGCAACCTGGAAGAAGAACAACTCTGTCTCCCTTCGTCGTTACCGTTGA
- the LOC130498899 gene encoding 60S ribosomal protein L15-1, giving the protein MGAYKYVSELWRKKQSDVMRFVQRVRCWEYRQQPSIVRLVRPTRPDKARRLGYKAKQGFVVYRVRVRRGGRKRPVPKGIVYGKPTNQGVTQLKFQRSKRSVAEERAGRKLGGLRVVNSYWLNEDSTYKYYEIILVDPAHNAVRNDPRINWICNPVHKHRELRGLTSEGKKNRGLRGKGHNNHKNRPSRRATWKKNNSLSLRRYR; this is encoded by the exons ATGG GTGCTTACAAGTATGTGTCTGAGCTATGGAGGAAGAAACAGTCCGATGTCATGAGGTTCGTGCAGAGGGTTAGGTGCTGGGAGTACAGACAGCAGCCTTCCATTGTCCGTCTCGTCAGGCCTACTCGTCCCGATAAGGCTCGTCGTTTGGGCTACAAGGCCAAACAA GGATTTGTGGTGTACCGTGTCCGTGTGAGACGTGGTGGACGCAAGAGGCCAGTGCCAAAGGGTATTGTGTATGGTAAGCCCACAAACCAGGGAGTCACCCAACTCAAGTTCCAGAGGAGCAAGCGTTCTGTTGCCGAGGAGCGTGCTGGAAGGAAACTGGGCGGCCTCAGAGTCGTCAACTCCTACTGGCTCAACGAG GATTCGACCTACAAGTACTACGAGATCATCTTGGTTGACCCGGCACACAACGCAGTGCGTAACGACCCGAGGATCAACTGGATCTGCAACCCGGTTCACAAACACCGTGAGCTCAGAGGACTTACGTCCGAGGGAAAGAAGAACAGAGGACTGCGCGGAAAAGGTCACAACAACCACAAGAACCGCCCGTCTCGCAGAGCAACCTGGAAGAAGAACAACTCTCTCTCCCTTCGTCGTTACCGTTGA
- the LOC108820615 gene encoding pheophorbidase-like yields the protein MGGRDAGDDEPIIHFVLVHGASHGAWCWYKLTTLLLSAGFKATTVDLTSAGINLTDANTVFDFDRYNRPLFSLLSDIPHHHKIILVGHSIGGASVTEALCKFTDKISMTVYLVADMVQPGSTSSPHSTMSVGEEEDIWEFTYGEGADKPPTSAQMKEEYRRHYFYSQSPLEDVVLASKLLRPCPVRALRGIDQLPPNPEAEKVPRVYIKTGKDNLCYPILQDRMMEKWPPSQLYTLEESDHSAFFSVPTTLFTCLLRAIFSLQL from the exons ATGGGAGGAAGAGACGCTGGTGATGATGAGCCCATAATTCACTTTGTACTCGTTCACGGAGCCAGCCACGGTGCTTGGTGTTGGTATAAACTCACCACTCTTCTTCTCTCCGCCggattcaaagccaccaccGTCGACCTCACCAGCGCTGGAATCAACCTCACCGACGCTAACACCGTCTTCGACTTCGACCGCTATAACcgtcctctcttctctctcctctccgaCATACCTCATCACCACAAGATCATACTTGTGGGACATAGCATAGGCGGAGCAAGTGTCACCGAAGCTCTCTGCAAGTTCACAGACAAAATCTCCATGACCGTTTACCTCGTAGCTGATATGGTTCAACCCGGATCCACGTCTTCTCCTCATTCCACC ATGTCtgtgggagaagaagaagacatatgGGAGTTTACATACGGTGAAGGCGCTGATAAGCCACCCACTAGTGCGCAAATGAAAGAGGAATATAGACGGCATTATTTCTATAGCCAAAGCCCTCTTGAG GATGTAGTTTTGGCATCTAAGCTGTTGCGACCTTGTCCAGTAAGGGCTTTGCGAGGTATTGATCAGCTGCCTCCAAACCCTGAAGCTGAGAAAGTTCCTCGAGTTTACATCAAGACTGGTAAAGATAACCTATGTTACCCTATACTCCAGGACCGTATGATGGAGAAGTGGCCACCATCTCAGTTGTATACACTGGAGGAGAGTGACCATTCTGCTTTCTTCTCTGTTCCAACTACCTTGTTCACTTGTCTCCTCCGTGCTATATTTTCTCTTCAACTATAA
- the LOC108820607 gene encoding O-fucosyltransferase 29 isoform X1 has translation MGVVAEAWRPPPQLNKSGGGGGGGLWKWWRSLLSGGGQHKRSVMWWKWVCGFMLFSLAVISLFTGHVVSHLEWAQQLSKRSLLVWDMSRKEPIDVWKSKYSKFFYGCSDRGNNFPPAVQEHKSNGYLLIAASGGLNQQRTGITDAVVVARILNATLVVPELDHHSYWKDDSDFNDVFDVNWFISSLAKDVTIVKRVPDRVMRSMEKPPYTMRVPRKSTPEYYLDQVLPILSRRHVLQLTKFDYRLANDLDEEMQKLRCRVNYNALRFTKRIQSVGMKVVKRMRKMAKRFIAVHLRFEPDMLAFSGCDFGGGEKERAELAEIRKRWDTLPDLDPLEERKRGKCPLTPHEVGLMLRALGFANDTYIYVASGEIYGGEKTLRPLRELFPNFYTKEMLTNDELKPLLPYSSRLAAIDYIVSDESDVFITNNNGNMAKILAGRRRYMGHKRTIRPNAKKLSALFMDREKMEWHTFAKKVKSCQRGFMGDPDEFKPGRGEFHEYPQACICQRPFSYDKASTDDDDEDIPEEVHNNTSSGHGHLSSVDNERDEVFPD, from the exons ATGGGCGTAGTAGCTGAGGCGTGGAGGCCGCCGCCTCAGCTCAACAAgagcggcggcggcggcggcggggGGTTATGGAAGTGGTGGAGATCTTTGTTGTCGGGTGGTGGTCAGCACAAGAGAAGCGTAATGTGGTGGAAATGGGTTTGCGGTTTCATGCTTTTCTCCTTAGCTGTCATCTCTCTCTTCACCGGTCATGTTGTCTCCCACCTCGAGTGGGCCCAGCAACTAAGCAAACGCAGCTTACTTGTATGG GATATGAGCCGTAAGGAACCAATTGATGTGTGGAAGTCAAAGTATTCTAAGTTCTTCTATGGATGCAGTGACAGAGGAAATAACTTCCCAC CTGCTGTTCAGGAGCATAAGTCTAATGGGTATTTGCTGATTGCAGCTAGTGGTGGTCTCAACCAGCAAAGAACAGGA ATAACAGATGCAGTGGTTGTTGCACGGATTCTTAATGCTACTCTAGTTGTACCTGAGTTGGATCACCATTCTTATTGGAAAGATGACAG TGACTTTAATGACGTTTTTGACGTTAACTGGTTCATCTCTTCCCTCGCAAAAGATGTGACTATAGTAAAGAGAGTTCCTGACAGAGTCATGCGCTCCATGGAGAAACCTCCTTACACCATGCGTGTGCCTCGGAAGTCTACTCCTGAGTATTATCTCGACCAAGTTTTGCCAATTCTCTCGCGGAGACAT GTGTTACAATTGACGAAATTTGACTACAGACTAGCAAATGATCTAGACGAAGAGATGCAAAAGCTGCGCTGCAGGGTCAACTATAACGCTTTAAGATTCACAAAGCGCATACAGTCAGTAGGAATGAAAGTGGTCAAGAGGATGAGAAAGATGGCCAAACGTTTTATAGCTGTCCACTTGAG GTTTGAGCCTGACATGCTAGCCTTCTCTGGTTGTGACTTTGGCGGTGGTGAAAAAGAGAGAGCTGAGCTGGCAGAGATAAGAAAACGATGGGACACATTGCCT GATCTGGACCCTCTAGAAGAAAGAAAGCGTGGGAAATGCCCACTCACCCCACATGAAGTGGGCTTAATGCTGCGTGCACTCGGTTTCGCCAATGACACATACATCTATGTTGCTTCTGGAGAGATATATGGTGGTGAAAAGACACTGAGACCACTCAGAGAGCTGTTTCCAAACTTTTACACCAAGGAAATGCTTACCAATGATGAGCTCAAGCCTTTGCTTCCCTATTCTTCACGCCTTGCTGCCATTGACTACATAGTCAGCGACGAAAGTGATGTCTTTATTACTAACAATAATGGAAATATGGCCAAGATTCTTGCAGGTCGAAG GAGGTACATGGGGCATAAGAGGACCATAAGGCCAAATGCGAAGAAGCTTAGTGCTTTGTTCATGGACCGGGAAAAGATGGAGTGGCACACCTTCGCCAAGAAAGTGAAATCTTGTCAGAGGGGATTCATGGGTGATCCTGATGAGTTCAAACCAGGACGCGGTGAGTTCCACGAGTACCCGCAAGCTTGCATTTGTCAGAGACCCTTCTCTTACGACAAAGCCTCAacggatgatgatgatgaagacataCCAGAAGAGGTGCACAACAACACCAGCTCTGGACATGGACATTTGTCTTCAGTAGACAATGAGCGTGACGAAGTCTTCCCAGACTAG
- the LOC108820607 gene encoding O-fucosyltransferase 29 isoform X2, translating to MGVVAEAWRPPPQLNKSGGGGGGGLWKWWRSLLSGGGQHKRSVMWWKWVCGFMLFSLAVISLFTGHVVSHLEWAQQLSKRSLLDMSRKEPIDVWKSKYSKFFYGCSDRGNNFPPAVQEHKSNGYLLIAASGGLNQQRTGITDAVVVARILNATLVVPELDHHSYWKDDSDFNDVFDVNWFISSLAKDVTIVKRVPDRVMRSMEKPPYTMRVPRKSTPEYYLDQVLPILSRRHVLQLTKFDYRLANDLDEEMQKLRCRVNYNALRFTKRIQSVGMKVVKRMRKMAKRFIAVHLRFEPDMLAFSGCDFGGGEKERAELAEIRKRWDTLPDLDPLEERKRGKCPLTPHEVGLMLRALGFANDTYIYVASGEIYGGEKTLRPLRELFPNFYTKEMLTNDELKPLLPYSSRLAAIDYIVSDESDVFITNNNGNMAKILAGRRRYMGHKRTIRPNAKKLSALFMDREKMEWHTFAKKVKSCQRGFMGDPDEFKPGRGEFHEYPQACICQRPFSYDKASTDDDDEDIPEEVHNNTSSGHGHLSSVDNERDEVFPD from the exons ATGGGCGTAGTAGCTGAGGCGTGGAGGCCGCCGCCTCAGCTCAACAAgagcggcggcggcggcggcggggGGTTATGGAAGTGGTGGAGATCTTTGTTGTCGGGTGGTGGTCAGCACAAGAGAAGCGTAATGTGGTGGAAATGGGTTTGCGGTTTCATGCTTTTCTCCTTAGCTGTCATCTCTCTCTTCACCGGTCATGTTGTCTCCCACCTCGAGTGGGCCCAGCAACTAAGCAAACGCAGCTTACTT GATATGAGCCGTAAGGAACCAATTGATGTGTGGAAGTCAAAGTATTCTAAGTTCTTCTATGGATGCAGTGACAGAGGAAATAACTTCCCAC CTGCTGTTCAGGAGCATAAGTCTAATGGGTATTTGCTGATTGCAGCTAGTGGTGGTCTCAACCAGCAAAGAACAGGA ATAACAGATGCAGTGGTTGTTGCACGGATTCTTAATGCTACTCTAGTTGTACCTGAGTTGGATCACCATTCTTATTGGAAAGATGACAG TGACTTTAATGACGTTTTTGACGTTAACTGGTTCATCTCTTCCCTCGCAAAAGATGTGACTATAGTAAAGAGAGTTCCTGACAGAGTCATGCGCTCCATGGAGAAACCTCCTTACACCATGCGTGTGCCTCGGAAGTCTACTCCTGAGTATTATCTCGACCAAGTTTTGCCAATTCTCTCGCGGAGACAT GTGTTACAATTGACGAAATTTGACTACAGACTAGCAAATGATCTAGACGAAGAGATGCAAAAGCTGCGCTGCAGGGTCAACTATAACGCTTTAAGATTCACAAAGCGCATACAGTCAGTAGGAATGAAAGTGGTCAAGAGGATGAGAAAGATGGCCAAACGTTTTATAGCTGTCCACTTGAG GTTTGAGCCTGACATGCTAGCCTTCTCTGGTTGTGACTTTGGCGGTGGTGAAAAAGAGAGAGCTGAGCTGGCAGAGATAAGAAAACGATGGGACACATTGCCT GATCTGGACCCTCTAGAAGAAAGAAAGCGTGGGAAATGCCCACTCACCCCACATGAAGTGGGCTTAATGCTGCGTGCACTCGGTTTCGCCAATGACACATACATCTATGTTGCTTCTGGAGAGATATATGGTGGTGAAAAGACACTGAGACCACTCAGAGAGCTGTTTCCAAACTTTTACACCAAGGAAATGCTTACCAATGATGAGCTCAAGCCTTTGCTTCCCTATTCTTCACGCCTTGCTGCCATTGACTACATAGTCAGCGACGAAAGTGATGTCTTTATTACTAACAATAATGGAAATATGGCCAAGATTCTTGCAGGTCGAAG GAGGTACATGGGGCATAAGAGGACCATAAGGCCAAATGCGAAGAAGCTTAGTGCTTTGTTCATGGACCGGGAAAAGATGGAGTGGCACACCTTCGCCAAGAAAGTGAAATCTTGTCAGAGGGGATTCATGGGTGATCCTGATGAGTTCAAACCAGGACGCGGTGAGTTCCACGAGTACCCGCAAGCTTGCATTTGTCAGAGACCCTTCTCTTACGACAAAGCCTCAacggatgatgatgatgaagacataCCAGAAGAGGTGCACAACAACACCAGCTCTGGACATGGACATTTGTCTTCAGTAGACAATGAGCGTGACGAAGTCTTCCCAGACTAG
- the LOC108820605 gene encoding DEAD-box ATP-dependent RNA helicase 28 has product MSGAFFYDAASDDDLEFLNHEDESSEEDVAPEDRKAREDEEGEDSEVEDEEDDDDDDDDDEEEEDEKTTRKGNTDAQSPWDFASYSSSVGEEHARRHTTSIDEKISKAIKHRPLPISTEEEEEEEEDVSEAEPDKQEEYLSEDEEAADSKAADNVAAKPFFSTVDGVSFHANSFMQLNLSRPLLLACESLGYKKPTPIQAACIPLALTGRDLCASAITGSGKTAAFALPTLERLLFRPKRVFATRVLILTPTRELAVQIHSMIQKLAQFTDIKCGLIVGGLSVREQEVVLRSMPDIVVATPGRMIDHLRNSMSVDLDDLAVLILDEADRLLQTGFATEIQELVRLCPRRRQTMLFSATMTEEVKELVKLSLNKPLRLSADPSARRPPGLTEEVVRIRRTREANQEAVLLSLCTRTFKSKVIIFSGTKQAAHRLKILFGLAGLKAAELHGNLTQAQRLDSLELFRKQEVDYLIATDVAARGLDIIGVQTVINYACPREIDSYVHRVGRTARAGREGYAVTFVTDNDRSLLKVIAKKVGSKLKSRIIPEQSIVKWSQIIDEMEDQYSAVIRLEREERALRKAEMEFAKAENMIEHRDEIYARPKRTWFMTEKEKKLVAKAEKDSAGNPSGNELVSADIAEDLKMKEKRKREREKNLPRKKRRKLEAAREMLEDNEEEEDEEEEGEDEKRGRSRGKDKKKKKEDPEKKGLTLVDLGYRRAKAVKAKQRAIDSGKMDRPTPDKRKNLNRSKPKTQPRNEEMKDLFKSDMSDKKQGRGGAGASAKPKGKSKNSFKSKGRYKRR; this is encoded by the exons ATGTCCGGAGCCTTCTTCTACGACGCGGCTAGCGACGACGATCTCGAATTCCTAAACCACGAAGACGAGAGTAGCGAGGAGGATGTAGCACCAGAAGATCGTAAAGCTCgagaagacgaagaaggagAAGATAGCGAAGTtgaggatgaagaagacgatgacgatgacgacgacgacgacgaagaagaagaagatgagaagacTACAAGGAAAGGAAACACCGACGCTCAATCTCCTTGGGATTTCGCTTCTTACTCGAGCTCCGTCGGGGAAGAACACGCCCGCCGTCACACAACGTCCATCGATGAGAAGATCTCAAAAGCTATCAAGCATCGTCCCCTTCCTATCTCCacagaggaggaggaagaagaggaagaagatgtcTCCGAGGCTGAACCTGACAAACaa gagGAGTATCTTTCTGAAGACGAAGAAGCAGCTGATTCGAAAGCTGCAGATAATGTTGCTGCCAAGCCGTTCTTCTCTACTGTGGATGGAGTTTCGTTTCATGCCAACTCTTTCATGCAGCTTAACCTCTCTCGTCCGTTGCTTCTAGCTTGTGAAAGTCTTGGATACAAGAAACCTACTCCTATCCAG GCAGCTTGTATACCTTTGGCGCTTACAGGGCGTGATCTTTGTGCTAGTGCAATCACTGGTTCTGGGAAG ACTGCTGCGTTCGCTTTGCCTACTCTCGAGAGGTTGCTGTTCCGTCCTAAGCGGGTCTTTGCTACTAGGGTTCTTATTCTCACTCCGACGAGGGAGTTGGCTGTCCA GATTCACAGTATGATTCAGAAGCTTGCACAGTTTACTGATATCAAATGTGGATTGATTGTTGGAGGGCTTTCTGTAAGG GAGCAAGAGGTTGTTTTGAGGTCTATGCCAGATATTGTTGTCGCTACTCCTGGACGTATGATAGATCATTTGCGTAATTCGATGTCTGTCGATTTGGATGATCTAGCGGTTTTGATTCTCGATGAAGCAGATCGTCTTCTACAGACTGGATTTGCCACTGAAATACAAGAGCTG GTTCGGTTATGTCCCAGGAGAAGGCAAACAATGCTCTTCTCAGCCACAATGACTGAAGAAGTTAAAGAGCTTGTTAAACTTTCCTTGAACAAACCATTGCGTCTCTCAGCTGATCCATCAGCTAGAAGGCCTCCAGGCCTGACCGAAGA GGTGGTAAGAATACGTAGGACCCGTGAGGCAAATCAGGAAGCTGTTCTTCTTTCATTATGCACAAGAACTTTTAAATCAAAAGTCATCATCTTTAG TGGAACAAAACAGGCTGCGCATAGACTGAAAATTTTATTCGGACTAGCTGGCCTCAAAGCAGCTGAGCTTCATGGAAACCTTACTCAAGCACAACGTCTTGAT TCTCTGGAACTTTTCAGAAAGCAAGAGGTTGATTATCTCATTGCGACCGATGTGGCTGCTCGA GGGCTTGATATTATTGGTGTCCAAACTGTTATAAATTATGCCTGTCCTCGTGAAATAGACAG TTATGTTCACAGAGTTGGTAGAACAGCTAGGGCTGGAAGAGAAGGTTATGCTGTAACCTTTGTGACTGACAATGACCGATCCCTTTTGAAAGTCATT GCAAAGAAGGTGGGTTCAAAGTTGAAGAGCAGAATCATCCCAGAGCAGTCAATCGTCAAGTGGTCTCAGATAATCGATGAAATGGAAGATCAATACTCTGCTGTTATTCGACTAGAGAG GGAAGAGCGAGCTCTAAGGAAAGCTGAAATGGAATTTGCAAAG GCAGAGAACATGATTGAGCACAGAGATGAAATATACGCACGGCCAAAAAGGACTTGGTTCATGacagagaaggagaagaaactCGTAGCCAAAGCTGAAAAG GATTCTGCAGGAAACCCTTCTGGAAACGAACTAGTTAGTGCTGATATAGCAGAGGACCTCAAgatgaaggagaagagaaaACGCGAACGCGAG AAGAATCTTCCAAGGAAAAAACGTAGAAAGCTTGAAGCTGCCAGAGAGATGCTAGAGgataacgaagaagaagaagacgaggaggaagaaggagaagacgaAAAACGAGGAAGATCAAGA GggaaagacaagaagaagaagaaagaagatccAGAGAAGAAAGGATTGACACTAGTGGATCTTGGTTACAGGCGAGCAAAGGCCGTAAAAGCAAAACAGAGAGCAATTGATTCCGGTAAGATGGATAGACCAACGCCGGACAAGAGAAAGAACCTAAACCGGAGTAAACCAAAAACACAGCCTAGAAATGAAGAGATGAAAGATCTGTTCAAGAGTGATATGAGCGACAAGAAACAAGGCAGAGGCGGAGCCGGGGCTTCAGCGAAACCTAAGGGCAAGTCGAAGAACTCTTTCAAGAGCAAAGGCCG ATACAAGCGTAGGTAA